One window of the Babesia microti strain RI chromosome IV, complete genome genome contains the following:
- a CDS encoding glycosylphosphatidylinositol anchor attachment 1 protein, putative (GPAA1) (overlaps_old_locusTagID:BBM_III05110) yields MAAGPASRIRYIAILLSIFVGKFRCTIIALSLVSILLLPALKENNFILTHSFLTGSAIDRVTDRDISFSSRIQPILESELTSIYQYEDQLIDDVGKKAKKPTLPENFSQFIPYQHTKSGGTDEIETIVPQGYISIAEKIKHEIPNIDIFFHKYVYENMCKYSIFIILKCKRCVPFFSNLTVSTMDKDTTFASSLLLGVLSSLADKPFLSQNHYYLLVHKHVKFTKAISTFLYSYNYAMDLPFQNHQIHISHVLDFDENCANNIYLYYEGLNGYKPPLDWSVTALNEFVRHGIYILTLPLWESLRRQAFNLHLHKQHSALMDFGIPSFTIAGKCNKNLAHTRTTLLRALHVLARDQGSMDESMDECMNFYTFISNKYFLSFSSHFIPLLGLIITSLFHALNNTGTRNPQTLFYGLAFYMLNILILASLPYSIITNVTQNLFGGYLMRFYPLTIGKESILLLHT; encoded by the exons ATGGCTGCCGGACCGGCATCTAGAATCAGATACATCGCTATTCTTTTGTCTATATTCGTTGGAAAATTTAG ATGTACAATTATCGCGTTGTCTCTAGTATCCATTTTACTACTGCCAGCACTGAAGGAgaacaatttcattttaaCCCATTCATTCTTGACAGGATCGGCCATAGACAGAGTTACAGATAGGGACATTTCTTTTTCAAGCAGAATCCAGCCAATATTGGAATCTGAACTGACAagtatttatcaatatgAAGATCAGCTAATTGATGATGTGGGCAAAAAGGCAAAGAAACCCACTCTTCCGGAGAATTTTTCACAGTTTATCCCATACCAACACACAAAATCTGGCGGAACAGATGAAATAGAAACAATAGTTCCCCAAGGATACATATCCATTGCAGAAAAAATCAAACATGAAATCCcaaatatagatatatttttccaTAAGTATGTCTATGAAAACATGTGCAAATACTCTATTTTCATAATCCTCAAATGCAAACGGTGTGTTCcttttttttcaaatttaaccGTTTCCACTATGGATAAAGATACAACATTTGCTAGTAGTTTATTGCTTGGCGTATTGTCTAGTTTGGCCGATAAGCCCTTTTTATCtcaaaatcattattacCTCCTAGTACATAAACATGTGAAATTCACTAAAGCAATCTCAACTTTTCTATATTCCTATAATTATGCCATGGACCTCCCGTTTCAAAATCACCAAATACACATTTCACATGTACTAGACTTTGACGAAAATTGTgcaaataacatttatttgtacTATGAAGGTCTAAATGGCTACAAACCACCATTGGATTGGAGCGTTACGGCATTGAATGAGTTTGTTCGCCACGGAATCTACATACTCACTTTACCA CTTTGGGAGTCGTTACGACGACAAGCAttcaatttacatttacatAAACAGCATTCGGCACTCATGGATTTTGGAATTCCCTCTTTTACAATTGCGGGgaaatgcaataaaaatcTAGCACACACTAGGACTACATTGCTAAG ggCTTTACACGTGCTGGCTCGTGACCAAGGCAGCATGGACGAGTCAATGGATGAATGCATGAATTTTTACACCTTCATCTCCAATAAGTactttttatcattttcttCGCATTTCATCCCACTTTTAGGTCTAATTATTACTTCACTCTTTCATGCGTTGAATAACACTGGCACCAGGAATCCCCAGACCTTATTTTATGGATTAGCCTTCTATATGCTTaacatattaatattaGCATCACTCCCCTATTctataataacaaatgtaaCTCA GAATCTGTTTGGAGGTTATTTAATGCGATTTTACCCCTTAACAATAGGAAAAGAGTCCATATTGCTATTGCATACTTGA
- a CDS encoding hypothetical protein (overlaps_old_locusTagID:BBM_III05115): MSLGWEFEVFDKTDKLEDNFNNVFVKAKSVIYDKLERITNKSVTKKIMAILQKSRNIYNKLLDKLRGLNNIAILSTESVPNKETMSQQSTKCFNLTSADSLEFQYVSSGKVIGLKTALDISARLFCLCWIIGTMFYNMAQALWLTLVLFIPLISPIINDSSNSNDCTSSDGGYKNFNWKCGLFAYYIHITLLYLPLPKSLSPYRIIYISARNGFFKSLYTFLNSIVFIPKELLEFLKFYSYGGFYSKTTSYEPISRLVSIAEDTKNPAAYELALNLFLLYPFWFVIFWVNLPESLTSLHAHEKSSQTGTRGLTK, encoded by the exons atgagTCTCGGATGGGAATTTGAGGTTTTTGATAAAACAGATAAACTGGAAGACAACTTCAACAATGTATTTGTCAAAGCTAAGAgtgttatatatgataaactAGAAagaattacaaataaaagCGTCactaaaaaaatcatggcgattttacaaaaatcacGAAACATATACAACAAGCTGTTGGACAAGTTAAGAGGACTTAACAATATTGCTATATTAAGTACTGAGTCTGTACCCAATAAAGAGACAATGTCGCAACAATCTACTAAATGCTTCAACTTAACTTCAGCGGACAGTTTGGAGTTCCAATACGTTTCCAGTGGCAAGGTAATTGGCCTAAAAACAGCTTTAGACATATCTGCTAGGCTTTTTTGTCTATGCTGGATCATTGGAACCATG TTTTACAACATGGCTCAAGCACTATGGTTGACACTTGTGCTGTTTATACCCTTAATATCACCCATAATAAATGACAGTTCCAATAGTAATGATTGTACTAGTAGTGATGGTGGATACAAGAATTTCAACTGGAAATGTGGTCTGTTTGCATATTACATACATATAACCCTATTGTACCTACCACTGCCTAAATCTCTAAGCCCATACCgaattatctatataagCGCTAGAAATGGCTTCTTCAAATCTTTGTATACgtttttaaattcaatagTTTTTATACCCAAAGAGTTGCTGGAATTCTTGAAATTTTACAGCTACGGTGGGTTTTATAGCAAGACAACATCGTATGAACCCATATCAAGACTGGTTTCTATTGCGGAGGACACTAAAAACCCTGCCGCTTATGAATTGGCtcttaatttatttttgttatacCCTTTTTggtttgtaattttttgggTAAATCTACCTGAATCACTAACCTCTCTACATGCGCATGAGAAGTCATCACAAACTGGAACTAGGGGGTTAACCAAATAA
- a CDS encoding conserved Plasmodium protein, unknown function (overlaps_old_locusTagID:BBM_III05105) has protein sequence MSLNPVLVSHTSEELLMPRLRENELYILSRPYVTINVKTPNEVHRGKGHLIMTSQRLVFIKKCDRNFHNRFSSISLPFLLMSEPIYNQPTFSMNNFQAKILPDTIEEHPFAGEGQFTIYFNKGGSNLFLHYFYIYFARNKNNAQIQCTNHNAKQPISGITKESAIVDPDDPSKVFVIQPETVSVTYDDNNDDNNNRMARAYDRHNPCTLSFLGALRAIKRFFS, from the exons ATGTCGCTTAATCCGGTTCTAGTTAGTCATACATCAGAAG aattgTTGATGCCCAGGTTGCGGGAAAACGAATTGTACATTTTATCTAGACCTTATGTAACTATAAACGTAAAGACACCTAATGa GGTGCATAGAGGCAAAGGCCATCTCATAATGACAAG cCAGAGGCTagtttttattaaaaaatgcgATAGAAATTTTCATAACAGATTTTCTAGTATCAGCTTACCATTT TTACTTATGTCTGAACCCATTTATAACCAGCCTACTTTTTCAATGAACAATTTTCAGGCGAAAATATTACCA GATACTATTGAGGAACATCCTTTCGCCGGAGAAGGGCAATTCACCATCTACTTCAACAAAGGAGGAtccaatttgtttttgCACTATTTCTACATATATTTTGCTAGAAATAAGAATAATGCTCAAATACAATGCACCAACCATAATGCTAAACAACCAATCAGTGGAATAACAAAAGAAAGTGCAATTGTGGACCCTGATGACCCTTCTAAAGTTTTTGTAATCCAACCTGAAACAGTATCTGTTACttatgatgataataatgatgataataacaACCGAATGGCTCGTGCTTATGATAGACACAATCCATGTACACTCTCGTTTTTAGGCGCTTTGAGGGCAATTAAACGATTTTTTTCGTAG
- a CDS encoding DNA excision repair protein ERCC-4 (overlaps_old_locusTagID:BBM_III05095;~overlaps_old_locusTagID:BBM_III05100;~overlaps_old_locusTagID:BBM_III05105) — protein sequence MPPLGYEKLVLSKFVPTWQAFISNIDWQVKARCVECYGNACAAHNGDYSTPIRCSIWNKDESLIARSPNIHNDKHEIDDFYLDIDDITEFSYQIDNCITELQQENIVSDKNALNNETKKTNNSCVIVSKGMDTYRILFYLLLYLKNPKHVHEVEDFDISKMDYYDIIYAGLFSLNFDLTELFLTQKFSPDNFSPNTIVSSENRNKVRQDVCDLPITYIAARSRLILVIGIDYSDYIEYRNCEINEITFISKILYTHSNNQNTDNNPISDFILPRMGYISRHSIKEREQLYTRGGVYCASAEVFLLDILCNSLLIECISGIVVMNAHKVCSDTRLSFLLNLYRNGNSLGFVKAISDDINAFSDVNIVNQFHCEDMSIHLLPRSNSLISGSLSRKNMQPETHEISVPLPPQLERIQTTLVTILKKIINQLGKDNTTKMLMAEIGFDLNTLIYEWNKISLLEKRLGKSSISSVWDKTSDDLNALSILSKLLHLSQKIDEISFLKKVDIARLKFIDSPWMWERDVLLFFKLSEERVFKVIDGKPPKIKCTISADTIYNVVKDITKGTNSTIVTLGLHAYDAMKYHLYELPVQILFRDYAEWRAQGCLLSHSNLNPNLSTHSISLDAKTHDLLARIKWVDSLFQDYLTKHSSSPVDTGDFSNILTNTVDVVAVVEGRRDFNELPIKPTIPQQLTCSNLHGFDDYTEMCNSASDLYSIKGLSNVFDSMVEGNVVIIQGNLGLFRQIELICSHVYLRQCYQAIYHLYHGTEDGVIINGEGIGIKVKVLILIYKDSIHSNSFSYHIDSEIKKWYRVSNSLKSVIAKPIIPNEIITSVNNTPTQLVIVDKREFKSPLPYQLFLDGLKIIPAFLKAGDYIITRDTCIERKSPQDLANSLTVGRLFNQVREMKKMYENVILLIEFDNFNFHLTPFGRMKGQFNRTYTRLITLCLLTNNLQLMWSNGPQVTSRLVRRLKENIAEPCTQQVRMELFEADSTSSLVEDFVKKIPCISDWMVYQITKKVKTLHDLSNMTSNTLEQRLGFNKNMANEVYKFFHTPISQMLAHSSSSVSTND from the exons ATGCCACCATTGGgatatgaaaaattggttttatccaaatttgtACCTACATGGCAGGCGTTTATCAGTAATATTGATTGGCAAGTTAAAGCTAGATGTGTTGAATGTTACGGTAATGCTTGTGCTGCACATAATGGAGACTACAGCACACCCATTCGTTGCTCTATTTGGAATAAAGATGAAAGTTTAATCGCTAGAAGTCCCAATATACATAATGATAAACATGAAATAGATGATTTCTACTTGgatattgatgatataacTGAGTTTTCTTACCAGATAGACAACTGTATAACTGAGCTACAACaagaaaatattgttagtgataaaaatgCACTCAATAATGAAACAAAAAAGACAAATAACTCATGTGTTATCGTTTCAAAGGGTATGGACACATATCGCATCTTATTCTACCTATTACTTTACCTTAAAAACCCAAAACATGTACATGAAGTTGAAGATTTTGATATTTCTAAAATGGATTACTATGACATCATCTATGCCGGATTGTTTTCATTGAATTTTGATTTGACGGAACTGTTTTTAacacaaaaattttctCCTGATAATTTTTCCCCTAATACTATCGTATCCAGTGAAAATCGCAACAAAGTCAGACAAGATGTTTGCGATTTACCAATAACTTATATCGCAGCTAGATCGAGATTGATTTTGGTAATCGGAATTGATTACTCCGATTACATTGAATATAGGAATTGTGAAATAAACGAAATTACATTCATCTCTAAGATACTTTATACACATAgtaataatcaaaatacCGATAATAACCCAATATCTGATTTTATACTGCCTAGGATGGGATACATATCTCGGCATTCGATAAAGGAAAGAGAACAATTATATACCAGGGGTGGCGTTTATTGTGCCAGTGCAGAGGTGTTTCTTCTAGATATTCTTTGTAATAGTTTACTCATTGAATGTATTTCTGGAATTGTTGTTATGAACGCTCACAAAGTGTGCAGTGATACTAGGCTATCATTCCtactaaatttgtatagGAATGGGAATTCACTTGGGTTTGTTAAAGCTATTTctgatgatataaatgCATTTTCAGACGTGAATATTGTTAATCAATTCCACTGCGAAGATATGTCGATACACCTATTGCCACGATCTAACAGCTTGATATCCGGATCATTAAGCAGAAAAAACATGCAACCTGAAACCCATGAGATATCAGTTCCGCTGCCTCCACAACTAGAAAGGATACAAACTACATTAGTtactatattaaaaaaGATAATTAACCAGTTAGGCAAAGATAATACTACCAAGATGTTGATGGCTGAGATAGGATTTGACCTAAACACACTAATATATGAATGGAATAAGATTTCGCTGCTGGAAAAAAGGTTAGGCAAGTCCAGCATTTCATCAGTTTGGGACAAGACCAGTGACGATCTAAATGCTTTGTCCATCTTATCCAAGCTCCTGCATTTATCGCAGAAGATTGACGAAATCTCCTTCCTTAAAAAAGTGGATATAGCTCGCTTGAAATTTATCGATTCCCCATGGATGTGGGAAAGAGATGTGCTGCTTTTCTTCAAATTATCAGAAGAAAG GGTATTCAAGGTGATAGATGGCAAACCTCCTAAGATTAAATGCACCATATCCGCTGATACAATCTATAACGTAGTGAAAGATATAACCAAGGGTACAAATTCCACTATTGTTACACTAGGCCTCCATGCGTATGATGCCATGAAATATCATCTATACGAATTACCCGTTCAAATACTATTTAGGGACTACGCCGAATGGCGAGCCCAGGGCTGTTTGCTCTCACATAGCAATTTGAACCCAAATTTATCCACACATAGCATTTCCCTTGATGCCAAAACCCACGATTTACTGGCCCGTATCAAATGGGTGGATTCATTATTCCAAGATTATTTAACCAAGCACTCCAGCTCACCGGTTGATACTGGCGACtttagtaatattttaacGAATACTGTGGATGTTGTTGCGGTGGTTGAAGGAAGGAGAGATTTTAATGAGTTGCCTATCAAACCAACCATTCCGCAGCAATTAACTTGTTCAAATTTGCACGGCTTTGATGATTATACTGAGATGTGCAACTCAGCGAGTGACTTATATAGCATAAAAGGGTTGAGTAACGTATTTGACAGCATGGTCGAAGGAAATGTTGTGATTATTCAGGGTAATTTGGGCCTTTTCAGGCAAATCGAACTCATTTGCTCACACGTGTACCTAAGGCAATGTTACCAGGCCATATATCATCTTTACCATGGTACTGAAGATGgtgttataataaatgGCGAAGGTATAGGTATAAAGGTGAAGGTTCTGATTTTGATATACAAAGATTCTATCCACTCCAATTCATTCAGCTATCACATTGATTCTGAGATTAAAAAATGGTATAGAGTTTCCAACTCTCTAAAGTCAGTGATAGCAAAACCAATAATTCCCAATGAAATCATCACTAGTGTCAATAACACGCCTACCCAATTGGTTATAGTTGATAAAAGGGAGTTCAAGTCACCTTTGCCTTACCAGCTATTCCTAGATGGATTGAAGATTATACCTGCATTCCTTAAGGCAGGGGATTACATCATAACTAG GGATACTTGTATTGAGCGTAAAAGTCCCCAAGACCTTGCTAATTCGTTGACTGTTGGTCGACTGTTTAATCAGGTCAGGGAGATGAAGAAGATGTATGAAAATGTAATATTGCTCAtagaatttgataattttaacttCCACTTAACTCCATTTGGTCGAATGAAGGGTCAATTTAATCGCACCTACACGAGATTGATAACTCTGTGTTTACTgacaaacaatttacagTTGATGTGGAGCAATGGGCCTCAGGTAACGAGTAGGCTTGTTAGGCGTTTGAAG GAAAACATAGCAGAACCTTGCACCCAGCAAGTGCGAATGGAACTATTCGAAGCCGACAGCACCAGTAGCTTGGTTGAAGACTTTGTCAAAAAAATACCGTGCATATCTGATTGGATGGTGTACCAGATCACCAAAAAG GTTAAAACCCTGCATGACTTGTCTAATATGACATCAAATACTCTTGAGCAACGATTGGGATTTAACAAAAACATGGCCAATGAAGTATACAAGTTTTTTCACACACCCATATCACAAATGCTCGCACACTCATCCAGCAGCGTATCTACTAATGACTGA